GGAGAGCGGCGTCGTCGTCCCCGGGGCGGGCCGGGCGGCCGCGCGTGGCCCAGGCCAGGGCCACCGCCACGTTCACGTTGGCGGGGAAGCGCTCCACGGCCTCGGCGGGGTCTCCCTCCAGCACGACGACGGGCCCGTCCGCCGGCCGGAGGCCCTTCAGCCGGGCGGCCTCCGCGGCGGACATCCACGGGCGGACCAGCCCGCGGGGGTGCTTGACGCTGCGGATCCGCACCTCGTCCAGGCCGTCCGCCTCTGCGGCGGCCCCGAGGACGTCGAACCCGCCGATCGCCCCGTTGCTCACGTGGAGGCGGCCCGGACCGGCCAGCAGTGCCTCCGCCGCCTCACGACGGGCGAGGGCGCCCACGCTGGAGAGCACCAGGTCAGTGCCGCGGGCCACCACGGCCGGCCCGAACCGCCGGGCCGGGACGATCCCGGCGCACTCCACCACCAGGTCCGCGGCGGGCAGGCCGACGGTCGGGCCTTCCGGGTCCGCGAGGGGGACGAGCCGCACGCCGAGGTCTCCGCGGGCCCGGTGCACCGCCACGTCCCGCACGGCGGCCGTGAGCCGCACCCGGTCGGATTCGCGCTCCGGGGCGAGGCCCGCGGCCACGGCCCGGCCGACCGCGCCGAAGCCCAGCAGCAGCACGGAGCGGGGCCGCGCGTCGTCCGTGGAGGCGGGGGCGCCGGTGCGGGCGGGGAAGTGCGGGGTCATGGCGACCATCCTGGCATCCGCCCCGGAGCGTAGGGGCGGGCGGCGCGCCCGTCAGGCGCGGTCGGCGGTCCGGGCGTCCGACCGGCGGAAGAGCAGGGCGAGGACGGCGCCCGAGAGGTTGTGCCACAGGGAGAACACCGCGCCGGGCAGAGCCGCGGCGGGGGAGATGTACTGCGCCGCCAGGCCCGCGGCGAGACCGGAGTTCTGCATGCCCACCTCGATGGACACCGTGCGTGCCGAGCGGACCGGCACGCGGAGGGCGCGGGCCAGTCCGTAGCCCAGCGCGTAGCCCAGGCCGTTGTGCAACACCACCGCGAGCAGCACCAGCGCGCCGGCGGACAGCACGGTGGCCGCGGAGTTCCCGACGACGGCGGCCACCACCAGGGCGATGAACACCACCGACACCCAGGGCAGGGCCGGCAGGACGCGGTCCACGAGGCGGTGCAGGAGCAGTCGGACCACCAGGCCGCCGAGCACCGGCAGAAGCACGATCGTGACGATCGAGGCGGCCATGGCGGCGCCGTCGACCGCCATGTACTGGCCCGCGAGCCAGAGCGTGAGCAGGGGGGTCAGCAGCGGGGCGAGCAGCGTGGACACGGAGGTCATGGCCACGGACAGCGCCGTGTCCGCGCGGGCCAGGTAGCTGATCACATTGGAGGACGTGCCGCCCGGCGCCGACCCCACCAGGATCACGCCCGCCGCGAGCTCCGGGGGCAGGCGCAGCAGCAGGGCGACGGCCAGGCCCAGCAGCGGCATGATCGCGTACTGCGCCACCACGCCCAGCAGCACCGGCAGGGGCCGCTTCGCCACCAGGGCGAAGTCCGGGAGGGTCAGGGTCAGTCCCATCCCGAACATGATGATCCCGAGGAAGAGGTTCACCTGCGGCAGCAGGGTCTTCGCCGTCTCCGGGGCCAGGAAGCCCACGAGGGCGGCCGCCAGGATCAGCAGGGGGAAGACGGTGACGGCGATGCGGGCCGAGCGGTCCTCGGCCTGCCGGGAGTCGGGTGCGGAGAGGGCTGTCATGGCCTCGAGGGTAGGTCCCCGAGGTCGCCGGTCCGCTTCCTGGACGGAAGATGTCCAGGAAGTGGATCCCCCGGGGGGCGGAGAAGCCCGTCGCCCCGCCCCGGCGCCGTTCCGGCGCGGCTCAGCCCTCCGGTGTCTGGATCAGCTGGAACGTTGCGCCGGCGGGGTCCAG
This Micrococcus flavus DNA region includes the following protein-coding sequences:
- a CDS encoding aspartate dehydrogenase domain-containing protein translates to MTPHFPARTGAPASTDDARPRSVLLLGFGAVGRAVAAGLAPERESDRVRLTAAVRDVAVHRARGDLGVRLVPLADPEGPTVGLPAADLVVECAGIVPARRFGPAVVARGTDLVLSSVGALARREAAEALLAGPGRLHVSNGAIGGFDVLGAAAEADGLDEVRIRSVKHPRGLVRPWMSAAEAARLKGLRPADGPVVVLEGDPAEAVERFPANVNVAVALAWATRGRPARPGDDDAALLARSLERVRVELVADAAAEWTRHEVTAAGPAGRIELAVASAPSPDNPRTSQLTALSVTRTIRRALRLGG
- a CDS encoding bile acid:sodium symporter family protein; this translates as MTALSAPDSRQAEDRSARIAVTVFPLLILAAALVGFLAPETAKTLLPQVNLFLGIIMFGMGLTLTLPDFALVAKRPLPVLLGVVAQYAIMPLLGLAVALLLRLPPELAAGVILVGSAPGGTSSNVISYLARADTALSVAMTSVSTLLAPLLTPLLTLWLAGQYMAVDGAAMAASIVTIVLLPVLGGLVVRLLLHRLVDRVLPALPWVSVVFIALVVAAVVGNSAATVLSAGALVLLAVVLHNGLGYALGYGLARALRVPVRSARTVSIEVGMQNSGLAAGLAAQYISPAAALPGAVFSLWHNLSGAVLALLFRRSDARTADRA